A stretch of Lathyrus oleraceus cultivar Zhongwan6 chromosome 6, CAAS_Psat_ZW6_1.0, whole genome shotgun sequence DNA encodes these proteins:
- the LOC127091788 gene encoding uncharacterized protein LOC127091788, producing the protein MTEIAGKKRKMGDRKGTTALSKTAPKWPSIKPKSNLQITTLRDFDLFTVRNFFSSAESKAFVETAEGIGFAHQGSLGPAKGEAYRDNDRISVNDSVLADSIWNSGLNKMFSDIRIRGKSAVGLNPNIRLYRYNVGQRFGRHIDESVDLGDGKRTRYTLLVYLSGGSGELKSKPKNDSGKPIESSFERLVGGETVFYGSRNSTVAEVAPIEGMALLHIHGDKCLLHEARNVTKGVKYVFRSDVVFA; encoded by the exons ATGACAGAAATCGCAGGGAAGAAGAGAAAAATGGGAGACAGAAAAGGAACAACAGCTCTTAGCAAAACTGCGCCAAAATGGCCTTCCATCAAACCCAAAAGCAATCTTCAAATCACCACCTTGCGAGATTTCGATCTATTCACG GTTCGGAATTTTTTCTCCTCTGCTGAATCAAAGGCGTTCGTTGAAACTGCTGAGGGAATTGGTTTCGCTCATCAAGGGAGTTTAGGTCCAGCTAAAGGTGAAGCTTACCGAGATAATGATCGAATCTCGGTGAACGATTCGGTTCTTGCTGATTCAATCTGGAACTCTGGACTTAACAAAATGTTTTCTGATATAAGAATTCGTGGGAAATCGGCTGTAGGTTTGAATCCAAATATTAGATTATATAG GTACAACGTTGGTCAACGGTTTGGACGACATATTGATGAGAGTGTTGATCTTGGAGATGGAAAAAGGACTCGTTATACTTTGCTAGTTTATTTAAGCGGTGGATCCGGGGAACTTAAATCAAAGCCTAAAAATGATTCCGGCAAACCTATAGAGTCATCTTTTGAACGTTTGGTTGGAGGAGAAACAGTATTTTATGGTTCAAGAAATAGCACCGTGGCTGAG GTTGCTCCCATTGAAGGGATGGCACTCTTGCACATTCATGGAGATAAATGCTTGTTGCATGAAGCCAGAAACGTTACAAAGGGTGTCAAATATGTGTTTCGTTCGGATGTTGTATTTGCTTGA
- the LOC127091787 gene encoding peroxidase 66: MASLLTESTFPIIFLLLTTFALSKAELHAHYYDQTCPQLDKIISETVLNASIHDPKVPARILRMFFHDCFIRGCDASILLDSTATNQAEKDGPPNISVRSFYVIDDAKAKLELACPGTVSCADILAILARDVVTMSGGPYWNVLKGRKDGRVSKASDTANLPAPTFTVDQLIQSFAKRGLGVKDMVTLSGGHTLGFSHCSSFEARLRNFSSLHYIDPRLNTEFALDLRKKCPKPNNNQNAGQFLDSTASVFDNDYYKQLLAGKGVFSSDQSLVDDYRTRWIVEAFARDQSLFFKEFAASMLKVGNLRGFDNGEVRLNCRIVN, encoded by the exons ATGGCTTCTCTGTTAACAGAAAGCACTTTTCCAATCATTTTCCTCCTCTTAACAACATTTGCATTATCCAAAGCTGAACTTCATGCTCATTACTATGACCAAACATGTCCACAACTGGACAAAATAATTTCAGAGACAGTTCTCAATGCTTCTATCCATGATCCAAAAGTCCCGGCACGTATTTTGAGGATGTTCTTCCATGACTGTTTTATAAGG GGATGTGATGCATCAATATTGCTGGACTCAACTGCCACTAACCAAGCAGAGAAAGACGGTCCTCCTAATATCTCAGTTCGATCGTTCTACGTAATTGATGATGCTAAAGCAAAGCTTGAGTTGGCTTGCCCAGGCACTGTTTCCTGTGCTGATATACTCGCTATTTTAGCGAGAGATGTGGTGACCATG TCTGGAGGTCCATATTGGAATGTACTAAAAGGACGGAAAGATGGAAGGGTATCAAAGGCATCTGATACTGCCAACTTACCGGCTCCGACCTTTACTGTAGACCAACTCATTCAGAGCTTTGCTAAGAGAGGGTTGGGAGTTAAAGATATGGTGACATTATCTGGAGGACACACTCTGGGCTTCTCACATTGTTCTTCCTTTGAGGCTCGCCTTCGTAATTTCAGTTCATTGCATTACATTGATCCTAGGTTGAACACTGAATTTGCATTAGACCTAAGAAAGAAATGTCCAAAACCAAACAACAATCAAAACGCAGGGCAATTCCTAGACTCTACAGCATCAGTGTTTGATAATGACTATTACAAACAACTTCTGGCTGGAAAAGGTGTGTTTTCTTCCGATCAGTCACTTGTTGATGATTACAGAACTAGATGGATTGTAGAAGCATTTGCAAGAGACCAGAGTTTGTTTTTCAAAGAATTCGCAGCTTCAATGTTGAAAGTCGGAAATCTAAGAGGCTTTGATAATGGAGAGGTGAGACTAAATTGCAGGATTGTGAATTGA